The proteins below are encoded in one region of Doryrhamphus excisus isolate RoL2022-K1 chromosome 4, RoL_Dexc_1.0, whole genome shotgun sequence:
- the foxb2 gene encoding forkhead box protein B2 → MPRPGKNSYSDQKPPYSYISLTAMAIQNSQEKMLPLSDIYKFIMERFPYYRDNTQRWQNSLRHNLSFNDCFIKIPRRPDQPGKGSFWALHPDCGDMFENGSFLRRRKRFKVLRAEHMACKSSSMMHYFHHHHHHLHAGGKLGAAAPGHQEPAVGQVSGVGRLPPHFQNYAGIACSQPGGFKHPFAIENIISRDYKGVMAGGLPLTSVMHHLGYPVPPQLMWPHVGMLSESVGGMTLPPSPEYSPFGVPGKSLYHHSATGPVVPAVPVPIKPTPSLGPVHGLSGMQPSPVQLCTSSSSSHPVMEKGDAMGAKGSLLHPAAALLMS, encoded by the coding sequence ATGCCACGACCAGGCAAGAACTCCTACAGTGACCAGAAGCCTCCATATTCCTACATTTCCCTCACAGCTATGGCAATCCAGAATTCCCAAGAAAAGATGCTCCCTTTGAGTGACATCTACAAGTTCATCATGGAGCGTTTCCCGTACTACAGAGACAACACCCAGCGCTGGCAGAATTCCCTCCGCCATAACCTTTCCTTCAACGACTGCTTCATCAAGATCCCACGACGACCCGACCAGCCGGGAAAGGGCAGCTTCTGGGCTCTGCACCCGGACTGCGGGGACATGTTTGAAAACGGGAGCTTCCTGAGAAGACGGAAGCGCTTCAAGGTGCTCCGAGCCGAGCACATGGCTTGCAAGAGTTCCTCCATGATGCACTACttccatcatcaccaccatcatctccATGCGGGGGGGAAGCTGGGCGCCGCGGCCCCAGGGCATCAGGAGCCTGCGGTGGGACAGGTGAGTGGCGTGGGGCGCCTGCCTCCTCACTTCCAAAACTACGCAGGCATCGCTTGCTCCCAGCCGGGCGGCTTTAAGCACCCGTTCGCCATCGAGAACATCATCAGCCGGGACTACAAGGGTGTCATGGCGGGCGGGCTCCCTCTCACTTCGGTCATGCACCACTTGGGTTACCCGGTGCCACCGCAGCTGATGTGGCCCCACGTTGGGATGCTGTCAGAGTCCGTCGGGGGGATGACTCTGCCCCCGTCTCCAGAATACTCACCCTTCGGAGTCCCGGGGAAGAGTCTGTACCATCACAGCGCCACGGGGCCCGTGGTACCCGCCGTGCCGGTGCCGATAAAGCCCACCCCGTCTCTGGGTCCGGTGCACGGCTTGAGCGGGATGCAGCCCAGCCCGGTGCAGCTGTgcacctcctcatcctcctctcaTCCGGTGATGGAGAAAGGTGATGCGATGGGGGCGAAGGGCAGCCTCCTCCACCCGGCGGCAGCCCTCCTGATGTCTTAA
- the rfk gene encoding riboflavin kinase, giving the protein MIRLPRMKSLPYFCRGEVIRGFGRGSKELGIPTANFPDAVVDKLPADISTGIYYGWACVGNGDVHKMVISIGWNPYYKNTKKSMETHVIHKFKEDFYGETLSVVLVGYIRPERSYDSLEALIAAINGDIEEAKVQLELPDHVKLREDNFFTGGRRSTPPSSSSQTIMNGH; this is encoded by the exons ATGATCAGACTTCCACGAATGAAGAGTCTGCCCTACTTCTGCCGGGGAGAGGTCATTCGAGGCTTCGGGAGAGGAAGCAAGGAGCTGGGGATTCCCACAG CCAACTTTCCAGACGCGGTGGTGGACAAACTGCCGGCGGACATCAGCACGGGCATCTACTACGGCTGGGCCTGCGTGGGAAACGGCGATGTGCACAAAATGGTGATTAGCATCGGCTGGAACCCGTACTACAAAAACACCAAGAAGTCCATG GAGACTCATGTGATCCACAAGTTCAAGGAGGACTTCTACGGGGAAACCCTCAGTGTGGTCTTGGTGGGCTACATCCGACCGGAGAGAAGCTACGACTCGCTAG AAGCGCTCATCGCAGCCATCAACGGCGACATCGAGGAGGCCAAGGTCCAGCTGGAGCTGCCCGATCACGTCAAGCTGAGGGAGGACAACTTCTTCACCGGCGGACGACGctccacccccccctcctcgtCCTCACAGACTATCATGAACGGACACTGA